Proteins encoded within one genomic window of Prauserella marina:
- the atpB gene encoding F0F1 ATP synthase subunit A codes for MGALVLAAGDVFTPPTAEAFNLPPIFGWVTKPMLLVVLSVVIILAFFLLASRKLSVVPGKGQFLVESAYDFGRNNIAREQIGAADFMRFVPLILALFSFVLVNNLFGIVPILQFPTMSHIGFPLALSALVVYPVYHYAGIRKHGLGKYLRNQLAPPGAPKLVYLLLTPIEFFTKFIMNPITLAIRVFAAMFAGHLLIMLFGISAEYLLLHGDGIVKVVSAFSFAGALAMTFIEALIMCIQAFIFALLSANYIGAALAEDH; via the coding sequence TTGGGCGCGCTGGTACTAGCCGCAGGTGACGTGTTCACGCCGCCGACGGCGGAAGCCTTCAATTTGCCGCCGATTTTCGGCTGGGTCACCAAGCCCATGCTGTTGGTCGTGCTCTCGGTGGTGATCATCCTCGCCTTCTTCCTGCTTGCTTCGAGGAAGCTGAGCGTGGTTCCCGGCAAGGGGCAGTTCCTCGTCGAGTCGGCGTACGACTTCGGGCGCAACAACATCGCGCGTGAGCAGATCGGCGCTGCCGATTTCATGCGCTTCGTCCCGCTCATTCTGGCGCTGTTCAGCTTCGTGTTGGTGAACAACCTCTTCGGTATCGTGCCGATTCTGCAGTTCCCGACGATGTCCCACATCGGGTTCCCGCTGGCGCTGTCGGCGCTGGTCGTCTACCCCGTCTATCACTACGCGGGCATTCGGAAGCACGGTCTCGGCAAGTACCTGCGGAACCAGCTCGCGCCTCCCGGCGCTCCGAAGCTGGTCTATCTGCTGCTCACCCCGATCGAGTTCTTCACGAAGTTCATCATGAACCCGATCACCCTCGCGATCCGAGTCTTCGCGGCCATGTTCGCGGGCCACCTGCTGATCATGTTGTTCGGGATCTCGGCTGAATACCTGCTCCTCCACGGAGACGGGATCGTCAAGGTCGTTTCCGCGTTCTCCTTCGCGGGTGCGCTGGCGATGACGTTCATCGAGGCCCTCATCATGTGCATCCAGGCTTTCATCTTCGCGTTGTTGTCGGCCAACTACATCGGGGCGGCTCTGGCCGAAGACCACTGA
- a CDS encoding glycosyltransferase family 4 protein, producing the protein MTPTVTAGLPIREYILVGLISAAVTFLLTAVVRRFAIKVGAVAVPRKRDVHVVPIPRMGGLAMYIGVLGGMAVAHQLPVLRRAFEYSYDPVAVLVGGAVIVLIGALDDRFELDAWTKLAGQIMCAGILVLFGLQWVSFWVPWGGDGDALGQVLILDRNQGGLLAVLLVVVMVNAMNFVDGLDGLAGGLGLIAAAATCAFSLGLLASSGGDVGTYPPALIAATLAGACLGFLPHNFQPAKIFMGDSGSMMIGLMLAAASTSASGKINYTSFDATDVVALLSPLFVVAAVLFLPLLDLVMAVIRRTRRGESPFAADKMHLHHRLLEIGHSQRRAVLLIYLWAGLLAFGAVAVTLFDTAAVFWITCAGLAVAALISVVPRLGRHRPGNKSASQH; encoded by the coding sequence GTGACGCCTACCGTGACGGCTGGACTTCCCATCCGTGAGTACATTCTCGTCGGCCTAATATCCGCGGCCGTGACGTTCCTGCTGACCGCCGTCGTCAGACGATTCGCCATCAAGGTCGGCGCCGTCGCCGTCCCCCGGAAACGTGACGTGCACGTCGTGCCCATCCCGAGGATGGGAGGGCTCGCGATGTACATCGGGGTCCTCGGCGGAATGGCCGTCGCACACCAGTTGCCCGTGCTGCGGCGGGCTTTCGAGTATTCCTACGACCCCGTCGCCGTGCTCGTCGGTGGCGCGGTGATCGTGCTGATCGGCGCTCTGGACGACCGGTTCGAGCTCGACGCGTGGACCAAGCTCGCCGGTCAGATCATGTGCGCGGGCATCCTTGTCCTGTTCGGACTCCAGTGGGTGTCGTTCTGGGTTCCGTGGGGTGGTGACGGCGACGCGCTGGGCCAGGTGCTGATCCTCGACCGCAACCAGGGCGGGTTGCTCGCCGTGCTGCTCGTCGTCGTCATGGTCAACGCGATGAACTTCGTCGACGGCCTCGACGGGCTGGCCGGCGGGCTCGGGTTGATCGCGGCAGCCGCGACGTGCGCGTTCTCGCTGGGGCTTCTCGCGTCGTCTGGGGGTGATGTCGGCACCTACCCCCCCGCGCTCATCGCGGCGACGCTCGCGGGTGCCTGTCTCGGCTTCCTGCCACACAATTTCCAGCCGGCGAAGATCTTCATGGGCGATTCGGGCTCGATGATGATCGGGCTGATGCTCGCCGCGGCGAGCACGTCGGCGTCCGGGAAGATCAACTACACCTCGTTCGACGCCACCGACGTCGTCGCGCTGCTCTCGCCGCTCTTCGTCGTCGCGGCCGTGCTTTTCCTGCCGCTTCTCGACCTCGTCATGGCCGTGATCAGGCGTACGCGGCGAGGGGAGAGCCCGTTCGCGGCCGACAAGATGCACCTGCACCACCGGTTGCTGGAGATCGGCCACTCCCAGCGAAGGGCCGTACTGCTCATCTACCTGTGGGCCGGCTTGCTGGCGTTCGGGGCCGTCGCGGTGACGCTGTTCGACACCGCGGCCGTGTTCTGGATCACCTGTGCGGGCCTGGCGGTGGCCGCGCTGATCTCGGTTGTACCTAGACTGGGTCGACATCGCCCCGGAAACAAGTCGGCGTCCCAGCACTAG